The Bacteroidales bacterium DNA segment AAATTTTGCCCGACTAATGTTGCAGCTGCATTACTCATTCCCCAAGCAGGTAACAGAACAAAAATTATTATTCTTATTGCAATAGTATATCCGGCGACTGCTACACTGCCAAATTTAGCAATTATCCATACAAGTAATATCCAACTTGTTGTTGCGATGATATTCTGTATTAAACTTCCGAATGACAATACAAGAATATCAATGATAATATTAAATTGAATTTTAATATGTCTGAATGCCAATTTTATTTTTCGGGTACCAAAGAATAAAATATATAATTGAACAATAACAGCTGTCCCTCTTCCGATATTTGTTGCAATAGCTGCTCCCTTTACACCGAGTGCGGGAACAGGACCAAGACCGAAAATGAATATCGGATCCAAAATAATGTTCAATAAATTGGCTATTCCAAGAATTACCATTGATATTACGGCATCTCCGGAGCTTCTGAATATAGCATTTATTATAAAAAGCAACATAATTACTACATTACCCGAAAACATAATAGATGTATAAGAACTTCCGATATTTACCACACTTTCATCAGCTCCCATAATCATTAGTAAGTCTTTAGAATAAAATAATCCGATGATTGCAATTAAAGCGGAAGCAATTAATCCTGTCAGAATTGCTTGGAATGCTGCATCAGATGCCTTTTCAGGTTTCTTTTCACCAATCCTTCTTGCAATTATAGCAGTAGTTGCCACGCTTAAACCAACAGCTACGGCATAAACAATCGACATTACTGACTCTGTTATACCGACAGCAGTTACTGCATCTGTACCAAGTTTTGATACGAAATATATATCAACAATCACAAATATTGATTCCATAAGCATTTCTAATATCATCGGAACTGCCAATAAGAATATGGCTCTGCTGATATTGCCGGAAGTGAAATCAATTTCTGCTCCTGAAATTATCTCTTTCAATAATCTTAAAATCTTTTTAATGTTTTTCATTTCAGTTAACCAATTTTTTTCAGACCTCATTATTTTTATTAAAACAAATACTAAAATTACAAGATATTCTTTTAACTAAACTGTTACAACTTGCAACTTTAGTAAAAATTCATAATATTGAGTTCTGATTTATTAATATTCGGCAACTTTATAATAAAAAAAAGCTGCCCTT contains these protein-coding regions:
- a CDS encoding MATE family efflux transporter, which codes for MRSEKNWLTEMKNIKKILRLLKEIISGAEIDFTSGNISRAIFLLAVPMILEMLMESIFVIVDIYFVSKLGTDAVTAVGITESVMSIVYAVAVGLSVATTAIIARRIGEKKPEKASDAAFQAILTGLIASALIAIIGLFYSKDLLMIMGADESVVNIGSSYTSIMFSGNVVIMLLFIINAIFRSSGDAVISMVILGIANLLNIILDPIFIFGLGPVPALGVKGAAIATNIGRGTAVIVQLYILFFGTRKIKLAFRHIKIQFNIIIDILVLSFGSLIQNIIATTSWILLVWIIAKFGSVAVAGYTIAIRIIIFVLLPAWGMSNAAATLVGQNLGAGNPKRAERSVWITGFSNIVFMGIMGVILIIFSEYFIRFFTKDIEVISIGAECLRYISFGFIAYALGMVLVQSFNGAGDTYTPMFINIICFWLTEFPLAYYLAINSGFNEKGVFIAVIVSETLMTLLGIILFKRGKWKLKKV